Proteins from one Hemibagrus wyckioides isolate EC202008001 linkage group LG16, SWU_Hwy_1.0, whole genome shotgun sequence genomic window:
- the slc35e4 gene encoding solute carrier family 35 member E4 translates to MISADDGPSKSEETRDTGQRRMRPPETLHLLSAVVVWLVTGTTISSLNKWIFAVYNFRYPLLLSALHMLTAIVVGVIKYWFVRNRGMAQQDLTSSAKCKVFLLSLTFCASIAFGNVGLNYVQLSFAQMIYTTTPIFTLAISSLVLGKQHHLLKYTAMMPICLGASFSIMGEVQFDQTGCLFVLAATMLRGVKSIQQSILLQEEKINSVFLLYLMAIPSFCILAVAALVLENWAALQSPHHYDGHLWGFIVLSCLGSVLYNLASCCVISLTSAVTLHILGNLSVVGNLLLSQLLFGSQLSALSCAGAVLTLSGMIIYQNSEFIVAYVDARRTKASNGTFCTDEVEPYPRCMYETSSCLDPTQDPTLELSSELCSTELLSTEPSLELYDDSEPWEELYDLEPPPILEHDLEASQKLYHDLQTPPKLNHVREPHPVLDHDLEPSSELCHDLERSSESPPTLNEDLEPPLELDHDLESSSELDKDLEPFSELDHVLEPSLGLVHDEEPSAELVHDVEPSSELVYDEEPSSELVHDEEPSSELVHDEEPSAELVYDEEPSSELVHDEEPSSELVHDEEPSSELVRDVKRSSELVHDEEPSSELIPDEEPSSELVHDEEPSSELVYDEEPSSELVHDEEPSSELVHDEEPSAELVHDVKPSSELVSDVKPSSELVRDVKRSSELVHDEEPSSELIPDEEPSSELVHDEEPSSELVYDEEPSSELVHDVEPSSELVSDVKPSSELVSDVKRSSELVHDEELSSELVSDVEPSSELVYDEEPSSELVSDVEPSSELVHDEEPSSELVCDVEPSSELVSDVEPSSELVYDEEPSSELVSDVEPSSELVHDEEPSSELVSDVEPSSELVCDVEPSSELVSDVEPSSELVHDEEPSSELVSDVEPSSELVHDEEPSSELVSDVERSSELVHDEEPSSELVHDVEPSSELVHDVDPSSKLVCDIEPSSELVHNVEPSSELDLELEQTSGLVHDL, encoded by the exons ATGATCAGCGCCGATGATGGCCCCTCCAAAAGCGAGGAGACCCGGGACACCGGGCAGAGGAGGATGCGTCCACCTGAAACGCTGCACCTTCTGTCAGCCGTGGTGGTGTGGCTGGTCACAGGAACCACCATCTCCAGCCTGAACAAATGGATCTTTGCGGTGTATAACTTCAGATACCCGCTCCTCCTGTCGGCTCTGCACATGCTTACCGCCATTGTCGTAGGAGTCATAAAATACTGGTTTGTCCGGAACCGAGGCATGGCACAGCAGGACCTGACCTCCAGCGCCAAGTGCAAAGTGTTCCTGCTGAGCCTCACCTTCTGCGCCAGCATCGCCTTTGGGAACGTCGGACTCAACTACGTGCAGCTGTCCTTCGCTCAGATGATCTACACCACCACGCCCATATTCACTCTGGCAATCTCGTCTCTGGTGCTCGGTAAACAGCACCACCTCCTTAAATACACAGCCATGATGCCCATCTGCCTCGGGGCTTCCTTCAGCATTATGGGCGAGGTGCAGTTTGATCAGACGGGCTGTCTGTTTGTGCTCGCCGCCACCATGCTCCGGGGAGTAAAGAGCATCCAGCAAA GCATTCTGCTCCAGGAGGAGAAGATCAACTCGGTCTTCCTGCTCTACCTAATGGCGATCCCCAGTTTCTGCATCCTGGCTGTAGCAGCTCTGGTCCTGGAGAACTGGGCCGCTCTTCAGTCGCCCCACCACTACGACGGCCATCTGTGGGGCTTCATCGTGCTCAGCTGCTTGGGTTCTGTGCTCTATAACCTGGCGAGCTGCTGCGTCATCAGCCTGACGTCCGCCGTCACGTTGCACATCCTGGGCAACCTGAGCGTGGTGGGGAACCTGCTGCTCTCCCAGCTGCTCTTCGGCAGCCAGCTTTCTGCACTTAGCTGCGCCGGGGCCGTGCTCACACTGTCCGGCATGATCATCTACCAGAACTCGGAGTTCATCGTTGCCTACGTGGACGCCCGTCGCACAAAAGCCTCAAATGGAACTTTCTGCACCGATGAGGTGGAACCTTATCCAAGATGCATGTATGAGACGTCTTCATGTCTAGATCCAACCCAAGACCCAACTTTAGAACTTTCCTCAGAATTATGCTCTACAGAATTATTATCTACAGAGCCATCTCTAGAACTCTATGATGATTCTGAACCATGGGAAGAACTATACGATCTAGAACCACCTCCAATACTAGAACATGACCTAGAAGCATCTCAAAAACTGTATCATGATCTTCAAACACCTCCAAAACTGAATCATGTCCGAGAACCACATCCAGTGCTTGATCATGATCTAGAACCATCTTCAGAACTGTGCCATGACCTAGAACGATCCTCAGAAtcacctccaacactaaacgaAGACCTAGAACCACCCTTAGAACTAGACCATGACCTAGAATCATCCTCAGAACTAGACAAAGACCTAGAACCCTTTTCAGAACTAGACCATGTATTAGAACCTTCTTTAGGACTAGTCCATGATGAAGAACCCTCTGCAGAACTAGTCCATGATGTAGAACCTTCTTCAGAACTAGTCTATGATGAAGAACCTTCTTCAGAACTAGTCCATGATGAAGAACCTTCTTCAGAACTAGTCCATGATGAAGAACCTTCTGCAGAACTAGTCTATGATGAAGAACCTTCTTCAGAACTAGTCCATGATGAAGAACCTTCTTCAGAACTAGTCCATGATGAAGAACCTTCTTCAGAACTAGTCCGTGATGTAAAACGTTCTTCAGAACTAGTCCATGATGAAGAACCTTCTTCAGAACTAATCCCTGATGAAGAACCTTCTTCAGAACTAGTCCATGATGAAGAACCTTCTTCAGAACTAGTCTATGATGAAGAACCTTCTTCAGAACTAGTCCATGATGAAGAACCTTCTTCAGAACTAGTCCATGATGAAGAACCTTCTGCAGAACTAGTCCATGATGTAAAACCTTCTTCAGAACTAGTCAGTGATGTAAAACCTTCTTCAGAACTAGTCCGTGATGTAAAACGTTCTTCAGAACTAGTCCATGATGAAGAACCTTCTTCAGAACTAATCCCTGATGAAGAACCTTCTTCAGAACTAGTCCATGATGAAGAACCTTCTTCAGAACTAGTCTATGATGAAGAACCTTCTTCAGAACTAGTCCATGATGTAGAACCTTCTTCAGAACTAGTCAGTGATGTAAAACCTTCTTCAGAACTAGTCAGTGATGTAAAACGTTCTTCAGAACTAGTCCATGATGAAGAACTTTCTTCAGAACTAGTCAGTGATGTAGAACCTTCTTCAGAACTAGTCTATGATGAAGAACCTTCTTCAGAACTAGTCAGTGATGTAGAACCATCTTCAGAACTAGTCCATGATGAAGAACCTTCTTCAGAACTAGTCTGTGATGTAGAACCTTCTTCAGAACTAGTCAGTGATGTAGAACCTTCTTCAGAACTAGTCTATGATGAAGAACCTTCTTCAGAACTAGTCAGTGATGTAGAACCATCTTCAGAACTAGTCCATGATGAAGAACCTTCTTCAGAACTAGTCAGTGATGTAGAACCTTCTTCAGAACTAGTCTGTGATGTAGAACCTTCTTCAGAACTAGTCAGTGATGTAGAACCATCTTCAGAACTAGTCCATGATGAAGAACCTTCTTCAGAACTAGTCAGTGATGTAGAACCATCTTCAGAACTAGTCCATGATGAAGAACCTTCTTCAGAACTAGTCAGTGATGTAGAACGTTCTTCAGAACTAGTCCATGATGAAGAACCTTCTTCAGAACTAGTCCATGATGTAGAACCATCTTCAGAACTAGTCCATGATGTAGACCCTTCTTCAAAACTAGTCTGTGATATAGAACCTTCTTCAGAACTAGTCCATAATGTAGAACCATCTTCAGAACTAGACCTTGAGCTAGAACAAACCTCAGGACTAGTCCATGACCTATAG
- the smtna gene encoding smoothelin yields the protein MAAVSAGPLTEEQLAAIQDEQVLNDMLDKATDFEERRMIRAAMRELLKKKREQRDRERVVRQENLRQQGVCAGPKPANGPSNVQQHTHKTAQVKSPNPAPSGSLPKTSESVARPPAAGVRVARTSALGGPNTKDVKQMLLDWCRAKTEPYEGVNIQNFSSSWADGLAFCALVHRFFPEGFEYCTLDPYDRKANFEKAFRTAETLGGCPRLLDVDDLLRMREPDWKCVYTYVQEFYRCLVEKGLVKTKKKTP from the exons ATGGCTGCGGTCAGTGCAGGTCCACTAACAGAGGAACAGCTTGCAGCCATCCAGGATGAGCAAGTGCTGAACGACATG TTGGACAAGGCTACAGATTTCGAGGAAAGAAGAATGATCCGTGCCGCCATGAGAGAACTGCTGAAAAAAAAGCGGG AGCAGAGGGACCGAGAACGTGTGGTCCGGCAGGAGAACCTGCgccagcagggtgtgtgtgcggGACCGAAACCAGCCAACGGCCCCAGCAATgtgcagcaacacacacaca aaacAGCTCAAGTGAAGTCTCCAAATCCGGCTCCTTCAGGTTCACTCCCTAAAACATCGGAAAG CGTGGCTCGTCCTCCAGCTGCTGGAGTCAGAGTAGCCAGGACCTCGGCGCTCGGTGGCCCAAACACCAAAGACGTCAAACAGATGCTGCTGGACTGGTGCAGAGCCAAGACTGAGCCATATGAG ggtGTGAATATACAGAACTTCTCATCCAGTTGGGCTGACGGTCTCGCGTTCTGCGCTCTGGTGCACCGATTTTTCCCCGAAGGGTTCGAGTACTGCACCTTGGACCCGTACGATCGCAAAGCCAACTTCGAGAAAGCCTTCAGGACCGCAGA gACGTTGGGCGGCTGTCCTCGTCTGCTAGACGTCGATGACTTGCTGCGGATGCGGGAGCCGGACTGGAAGTGTGTATACACCTACGTCCAGGAGTTTTATCGCTGTTTAGTGGAGAAAGGACTCGTCAAGACCAAAAAGAAGACCCCTtaa